In Malania oleifera isolate guangnan ecotype guangnan chromosome 8, ASM2987363v1, whole genome shotgun sequence, a single window of DNA contains:
- the LOC131161585 gene encoding LOB domain-containing protein 39-like, producing MSCNGCRALRKGCSDSCILRPCLQWIDSPQSQAHATVFVARFFGRSDLMSFISSVPLSHRPALFQSLLYEACGRTVNPVNGAVGLLWGRNWHICQAAVETVLAGGTLRPIPGLAAGLTLPECVHDSSEAIPSDAWKNPHDAYFSSPLSDKIAQPPSSLTPRFSTKIRVPRGGSRAAPTSSYSTDLSVTTTATTSGTVNDDTYGAQERKLLNLFI from the exons ATGAGTTGCAATGGCTGCCGGGCCCTCCGCAAGGGGTGCAGCGACTCTTGCATTCTCAGACCATGCCTCCAGTGGATCGACTCCCCCCAATCCCAGGCCCACGCCACCGTCTTCGTCGCCCGCTTCTTCGGCCGCAGCGACCTCATGTCCTTCATATCCTCCGTCCCCCTCTCCCACCGCCCTG CTCTGTTTCAGTCGCTCTTGTACGAAGCCTGCGGCCGCACGGTGAACCCCGTCAACGGAGCCGTCGGCCTGCTCTGGGGCCGCAACTGGCACATCTGCCAGGCCGCCGTCGAAACCGTCCTCGCCGGTGGTACCCTCCGCCCCATCCCCGGACTCGCCGCCGGCCTCACGCTTCCCGAGTGCGTCCACGATTCCTCCGAGGCCATCCCCAGTGACGCGTGGAAGAATCCACACGACGCCTACTTTTCCTCCCCGCTGAGCGACAAAATAGCGCAACCGCCCTCGTCCTTAACCCCGCGCTTCTCCACCAAGATCAGGGTCCCCAGAGGCGGAAGCAGGGCCGCCCCCACGTCGTCCTACAGCACCGACCTGTCCGTCACCACGACGGCCACCACCTCCGGCACCGTAAACGACGACACCTACGGCGCCCAAGAGCGGAAGCTTCTCAACCTTTTTATCTGA